The segment GCCTTTCCTGAGTACCACTCTTGTCAATGGTCTCCCTTGGACCTCAGAGAAtgctttgatttgcttctctcacGCATACTTATCacataatattgtatattatcaTTGCCGATGTATCATAATTCACTTATCTCCTTGTTAGACTGACCCAGCCCATTCTGAGCCCCTGGCTCCAAATGGGTGATGTCACAGTGCTAGATGTGGAGGGGAATGAGATTTAAGCCatgtttctcccctctccccacctgccCTGAGTTTTGTGTAAAGTTGGCATGAATGTTTCTTCCTATGGACCAGTAGTTTCatcagtggaaggaatttccaaTTTGCGTGGCCAACCCTTCAGATGCTGGAGAGGAGCAGCTTATCTCTACCTTCACTCCTTGAGAGTTTCCTGGGACGCCAAGAGGTCAGATGTCCTGGCTGTATGATGACAGCCGGGATGTGACAGAGACACAGGTCTCAAACTATGCCTTATTGTTTCTCTTGTATGAAGTGTCTATGAGATGGATGAATTCAGGAATGAAAGAATAACCAACATGTATACAGGACATTCTCTCTTAATGGCATTCCTCTAGGGAAGGTCATTTAGAAAGTTTTAATGACAAGAATGgtggagatctgagttcaaagccaggGTTGAATGCATTAATAATTATGAATAAACCACTTAgcttttctgggactcagttttcttatatataaATCTGGGAAAATAATATACTCTCTATAGAAGGAATGTGGTATAATGGCAAGAGGgacagccttagagtcaggaagacttgagttcaaatccaggttcagacacttaatagctgtgttacTTAATAACAGGTCACTtaacactctttgcctcagtttccttatccataaaatggaaataataaaaacacctgcctcccagggttgttgtgaggatcagatgagataatagtTGTGACTTAGcaccctgcctggcacatagtaagcacaaatatcaatgttagctcttattatcaTTGTATAAttattacttaacctctcaatgtcttGGAGAACTCCCTGAAACTATAATTTATAGACAATTTATCAATCCGCATTGGTGGAAGGAACCACCATACCAAAAGTTCCCTGCCCCAATGAATCATGAgcctgaattgaaaaaaaattcacttcttATTTCACAGAACTTTTGTGACGATAGTGTTTAACAAAGAAGTAGGAGTTATTATTACTATGAATGAGGAGACAATCACAAATATTGTCTAGGATGGGAATATGTGGATGGGTTAGGGTACGCATTGGATAAGGTGTGTCTACACTTAAGAGGTCAGAGATCCAGTGACGTGTACGTAGGTCCTGGATGACTTCAGGACCTTTCACAGAAAGAGTAATGTTCAGCCTTTCATGCTGTCTCTACCAGGGTTCAAGCTATAGAATTAGGGTTCCATACTATTTGAACTATAGTTGAAACTAGGAACTATAAATCAAATAGCAAAGCTTTTTAAAGCTATAGGAGCAAAGCAAATAGCAGAAAAAATTCCTTTATACACAAAGGAGTCCCATGTTAGGCAACACATACTCCTAGGGTTACTCCTGGATGATACACCTTTCTCAGCTCTCAGCACTATTACCTCACCACTGCTGTAACTCACCCCTATAACGGATAGGCTTTTCTGCCCCTAAAGTTTATTGCTTCTCCTCAGAGCTCATGGGCTTCTCATTTTCTGCTGAATTCTTACTGTCTAAAGAGTATGTCTTCTGGTGCAGGGACTCCCTTTTACTCAAAGGGAGTATTACTACTTTTTGGTGAGGCTGCCCAGTCAACATAACTGGGACCAATCAACACTTTTTTAGCCCCTTTGTTAGTCAGACCCACAGCCTAGCCTCAAGtcaagatttcttttttcccaactGTACTCGCCCCATCTTCAGAGAGTCACTCTGGGTTGCCTTGATATGTTGACTGAGGTGGTACATTTCTTTCAGTTGCCATCATGCTCCTGGCAGCTAGTGCCAAGGTTATGAAAGTTACTCTGGAACCTCTACAGGCCTTGAGGTATTGCTTAGTAAAGATGCAGAAGGTGGAGGTAGCAAGcttgttctccatttctgctcTGCACAAATCACTACCTCCTTTTTtatggatttatttattttgtttttcattcaacaaacatttattaagctcttactctaTGCTGGGCACTGAAGATACAGTTTTTTTCCAgtaaatttaattttcagttccagattctctcccttcccttcctccacctccacccactgagaagaaCAGAAAACCCGTTAAAATATGAAGTCAGATTCCCACCCCTTCTTAAAGAAACACAGAGGTATCACCATAAAGAATGATTCTCTTCTTATTAACAGATGACTCGGAAGCTGGATCTCCAAGGTAATGTCTTAAAGGCACTCCCTCCACAAGTCTTCCAGTCCTTCTCCTACCTGACCCACCTGGATCTGCAGAAGTGTTGGCTGAAGCAGGTACAGAAAGGGACTTTTGATGGCCTGGCATCCCTGGCCTACCTCAATCTGGCCTCCAACAACATCTCTGTCCTGCACAAAGGGTCCCTGGATGGGCTGATCCTCTTGAAGCAGCTGGTGTTAGAGAACAAccaactgaaagagatccagCCAGGGACCTTCCAGCAGCTCCCTTACCTCAACCTCCTCAGCTTGGCACACAACTCCCTGGCACACCTGCCTGACATGGCCTTTCAGGGGCTCCTCAGTGCCTGGTGGCTCCGCCTCTCCCACAATGCCCTCAAGGACTTGGCACCCGAGGCATTGGCGGGTCTTCCCCGCCTCCGCAGGCTCAGCCTGGACCATAATGAACTTCGGGCCCTCCCTTGGGAGGCTCTGGCCCACCTGCATGGCCTGGCCCACCTGGATCTTGGCCATAATCCCCTCACTTccctggggaaggaggaagggctAGCCCTGCCAGAACTGCGCTACCTGGCCCTTGATGGTGCCTCTCTGCACTCTGTGGATGTGGGTGCCTTCTCCCACTGTCCCCGCCTCTACACTGTGGACCTACATGACAACCAGCTGAAGATGCTTCCTTCACTTGAGGGCATGGATCGGCTCCATAAGCTCAACCTGAGTGGGAATCCACTGCGCTGTGACTGTGCTGCCCGGCCTCTGAGAGACTGGGCCGTTAGAAACTGGTTGATGATGGATGGGCTATGCAAAGAGCCCAGGCTGCTGCAAGGGAAAGCTTTGAAGTCACTGAGGGAAGAGGACCTGCGCTGCGAAGGACACGGAGATGGGGAAGAAAAACAGGAGCACACTCAGGCCCCAAAGGGGGACGGGACCACCAAGCCTTGCCCCTTAGCTTGTACCTGCTCATCTCTTTCCCACCATAGTAGCTGTGAGAACAAGGGGCTAAGGCTCATCCCCTCAGGATTCCCCAATACCACTCAACTCCTAGATCTGAACTGGAACAAGTTTacatctgtgcctcagtttgcctTCTCAAAGTTAGGCCACCTTGTATCCCTGCACCTCCAGCACTGCAGGATCACTCATCTGGCTCCAGGGGCTTTGAATGGATTGGGCCAGCTGGTCTACCTCTATCTCTCTGACAACCAGCTTTCAGAGCTTAGTGCGGCTGCTCTACAGGGTGTCCCCCGGCTCCGTTACCTATACCTCGATCGCAATCACTTCACACGGGTGCCCAGGGATGTCCTGTGGGCTCTGCCCAGTTTGATAGGCCTTCATCTAGAGTACAATGCTCTCCAATATCTGGCACTCAGAGATTTAGCTGGTGCAAAGAATCTTCGTTGGCTCCATCTGAGTGAGAACAACATCTCTCAGGTCTCATCTGGCCCAGTTCGGAACTTGCAGGGACTTTATATGGGCAGTAATCAATTGCAAACCATACCAACAGGGGCTTTGGAGGGGttgcctgccctcagggagctggAGCTATCAGGCAATCCCCTTGGGATCCTGCAAGAGAGAGCCTTCATGCCTGTGGCCAAGTCCTTGCAACACCTCTATCTAAATAACACTGGACTCCAGCAGGTGAGTAAGAGGCAGATGGAGCCAGGCAGCCTCCCGAAAGGAAGAGGACCCCAGGGCATACCCAGTAGCCAACAGAAGGAAGCAGGCAGGCATTTACCCACAGATCTGGGGACTCACTCTATTtacagagagaagaaggaatgaatgaatgaacaaaaaagcatttcttaagcatttaaCATGTGCTGGAgagagacaagcatttattaaatacccattatgttccaggcacaaaGGCAGAGAGTCCTTGTGTACATTCTgattggggagacaacacacatagagaagtgggggggaaggggaagagggggaactCTTTGGACCAGGGCTGATGAGTGGAGCCACAGGAGAAGAGTGACAGACTCCTTCCAGGAGCAGTGGCAGTGTTGATTTGGTCATGGTTctaaaactgggaggggaagggcaggAGTTGTGAGTGGCTAGGTCTGGGTGCCTGGGGACTGAATCACATGGTTGGTGCCTGCTGGAGATTGTGGGGGGAGTGGGGTCGAGGAAACAGTCACCAAGTTGAAGAGTGGGTTCCCAGGATGGGATGGAAATGGGAAAGATGAACAGGATCAAAGTTCCAGGGTGTGGTCCCTAGCCCAAGCAGGTAGAGGGGGAGGCAGGAATTATGGGGTAGTGGGAGAGGGCATTGGGAAGGAATTAGTATCCTGAATCTCAGGTCTGCTTCCCCTTCTTCCATGAATTAAGTTTTGTTGTCTGTTAAAAAACGAAGTTGTAGTAGATGGTGTCTTgagccccttccagctccagtATTCTCTATTCTAAGCCACCCCCCAACCCCAACTCACCAATCCTTACCGTCACTGGCACCTTCCTCTATAGATTTCTCCCGGGGCTTTTGCTGGCCTGGAGCATGGGCTCAGGAGCCTGTATCTAGAGAAGAATCAGCTGCAGACATTGCCAGCCATGGATGGCTTCACCCAACTGGAGGTCATCAATCTCAGTGAGAACCCTTTCCTCTGTGACTGCCAATTGTTCCCAATTCACAGGTGGGTATGCTCTACCCAGTCCCTCTGCATGGTAGTGGGAAAAGGCTTCACTCAGACTAGCCCATTCTAATGAAGAGAATCTGCCTGGCAGGTCCCCCGCCCATCTCCCTCTACTTCCTTGTGGGGACCACATTATCTACCCAGCTAGGGTAGGTAGGCATGAACAAATCCAAGGTCTGCCACTGCTTTGCCCAAACCTAGTCTATGGGGAACACATCTTGGTAGAAGGCAGAAGGCTTTTGAGAACCTCTGTCTCCCAGCTATAGCCCCAAGCTCTCCTCCAGTATGTCCCCAAGGGTGATCTCTCCCAGCTGGAACTCTGAGCTTCACTCAGGGGGTCCCTACAACCACCTTTTTCCCATTCTGCCTTGTGTAACTGGGCTCTCAaggtccctttctctttcccgAGAGATGACCCATCAGCCTCTATTTTTCAAGCCCTTCCAACTTCCCCTCTCTTCTCAGGTGGCTTGCTGGTCGGAACCTGCCTGGGGAGGCCACCTGTGAATTCCCACCCAGTGCTCAAGGCCAGAAGGTGAAGGAGGCCACTGCTGTCTTTGAGGCCTgcctgggaaagaaattttggtAGAAACCATTAACCTCCCAGCATGAAGCTAAGAAATCTTGTGTGCAAAGGAGTCAGTTGATGCCAGCTGTGACTGGTGGCTGTGATGAAAGGTGTCAGTCCAGTCCTAGGCCCTTGGGTCTTTGGAAGTGGGAGGTGGAGGTCGTTTTTTCTTGGGAACCAATGCTGTGGGGTGGGAATAggggtggagaagagaatgagaggaaagggagTAACCTTCATTTCTTCAGGATGGGGTGTTCTTGTCCTTTACCCTTTGGTAAATAAAGCCCATGTACCTTAACTTGGGCTGTGTGTAGGATGCACTAGGAATTCATAGTGCCTCCTGGTGGGGATGGGTCAAGTCAATTAGCAACTCAGAGCTGGGTTAActtttgttagttttttaaaaaattcaatgcACAgtacttattttctctctctccctaattcaaaagaaaaagaaaactcttgcaGCAAATATGagtagtcaagcagaacaaatccctGTGTCATCTATGCTCCAAAATGCATGTCGCGTCC is part of the Notamacropus eugenii isolate mMacEug1 chromosome 3, mMacEug1.pri_v2, whole genome shotgun sequence genome and harbors:
- the LOC140534785 gene encoding chondroadherin-like protein, translated to MWSSLSFLLLLSLLQASSERRVTSNCPQVCVCDISKRSVLCQNRNLTKVPSSIPQMTRKLDLQGNVLKALPPQVFQSFSYLTHLDLQKCWLKQVQKGTFDGLASLAYLNLASNNISVLHKGSLDGLILLKQLVLENNQLKEIQPGTFQQLPYLNLLSLAHNSLAHLPDMAFQGLLSAWWLRLSHNALKDLAPEALAGLPRLRRLSLDHNELRALPWEALAHLHGLAHLDLGHNPLTSLGKEEGLALPELRYLALDGASLHSVDVGAFSHCPRLYTVDLHDNQLKMLPSLEGMDRLHKLNLSGNPLRCDCAARPLRDWAVRNWLMMDGLCKEPRLLQGKALKSLREEDLRCEGHGDGEEKQEHTQAPKGDGTTKPCPLACTCSSLSHHSSCENKGLRLIPSGFPNTTQLLDLNWNKFTSVPQFAFSKLGHLVSLHLQHCRITHLAPGALNGLGQLVYLYLSDNQLSELSAAALQGVPRLRYLYLDRNHFTRVPRDVLWALPSLIGLHLEYNALQYLALRDLAGAKNLRWLHLSENNISQVSSGPVRNLQGLYMGSNQLQTIPTGALEGLPALRELELSGNPLGILQERAFMPVAKSLQHLYLNNTGLQQISPGAFAGLEHGLRSLYLEKNQLQTLPAMDGFTQLEVINLSENPFLCDCQLFPIHRWLAGRNLPGEATCEFPPSAQGQKVKEATAVFEACLGKKFW